The Oryctolagus cuniculus chromosome 5, mOryCun1.1, whole genome shotgun sequence genome includes a region encoding these proteins:
- the FAM50B gene encoding protein FAM50B produces the protein MAQYKGTMREAGRAMHLIQKREKQKAQLQVLKQRIAEETISKCKVDKQFSAHYDAVEAELKSSTVGLVTLNDMKAKQEALVREREAQLARRAQREAQRRRLEARREGERRRARQRQIRGLSFSLDDADDDDDSGGPEAGARQRHLGKNPDVDTSFLPDREREEAENRLREELRREWEARREQVKGEAVDVTFSYWDGSGHRRTARMRKGSTVQQFLKAALQGLRKDFRELRAAGVEQLMYVKEDLILPHHHTFYDFIVARARGKSGPLFSFDVHDDVRLRSDATREKDESHAGKVVLRSWYEKNKHIFPASRWEPYDPERRWDRYTVR, from the coding sequence ATGGCGCAGTACAAGGGCACCATGCGCGAGGCGGGCCGCGCCATGCACCTGATCCAGAAGCGCGAGAAGCAGAAGGCGCAGCTGCAGGTGCTGAAGCAGCGCATCGCCGAGGAGACCATCAGCAAGTGCAAGGTGGACAAGCAGTTCTCGGCGCACTACGACGCCGTGGAGGCCGAGCTCAAGTCCAGCACCGTGGGGCTGGTGACGCTCAACGACATGAAGGCCAAGCAGGAGGCGCTGGTGCGCGAGCGCGAGGCGCAGCTGGCGCGCCGGGCGCAGCGGGAGGCGCAGCGGCGGCGGCTGGAGGCGCGGCGCGAGGGGGAGCGGCGGCGCGCGCGCCAGCGCCAGATCCGCGGCCTGTCCTTCTCGCTGGACGACGCCGACGACGACGACGACAGCGGCGGCCCCGAGGCCGGCGCCCGCCAGCGGCACCTGGGCAAGAACCCGGACGTGGACACGAGCTTCCTGCCGGACCGCGAGCGCGAGGAGGCCGAGAACCGGCTGCGCGAGGAGCTGCGGCGCGAGTGGGAGGCGCGGCGCGAGCAGGTGAAAGGCGAGGCGGTGGACGTGACCTTCAGCTACTGGGACGGCTCGGGCCACCGGCGCACGGCGCGCATGCGCAAGGGCAGCACGGTGCAGCAGTTCCTCAAGGCCGCGCTGCAGGGGCTGCGCAAGGACTTCCGCGAGCTGCGCGCGGCGGGCGTGGAGCAGCTCATGTACGTCAAGGAGGACCTCATCCTGCCGCACCACCACACCTTCTACGACTTCATCGTGGCGCGGGCGCGCGGCAAGAGCGGGCCGCTCTTCAGCTTCGACGTGCACGACGATGTGCGGCTGCGCAGCGACGCCACCCGGGAGAAGGACGAGTCGCACGCGGGCAAGGTGGTGCTGCGCAGCTGGTACGAGAAGAACAAGCACATCTTCCCGGCCAGCCGCTGGGAGCCCTACGACCCCGAGAGGCGGTGGGACCGGTACACGGTGCGCTGA